Genomic DNA from Octopus bimaculoides isolate UCB-OBI-ISO-001 chromosome 3, ASM119413v2, whole genome shotgun sequence:
acatctctctctgtctatctttctctctatctttctctctatctttctaattCTATCCCCTTTCTTATCCAACTAGGCTATTCATGTGTATCCTTTACTGCAAGACACCAATCTCTAACCCTCTGTTATACTTTTTAACCTCATCAACTGGTACAAAGCTATCTGCCTCAAATCTACTCCCCCTCCTAATTGAGGGGgtctttgtcttgtaagttacttggtgaccctactgGTGCTGGTTCCATcaaaaaaagcaccaagtacactctgtaaaatggttggcattaggaggggcatccagctgtagaaaccatgccgaagcaGACAAAAAATCTTGGCACAGCCCTCAGTCTtgctggctcttgtcaaaccacccaacccatgccagcatggaaaagagacattaaataatggtgatgatgatgatgaattatacaaataattatattcaatttCACATGGACAGTTAAACTTATAAATGTGCATTTCAAACATGTATTCAGTTGTCAGTCTCTTAATGAAACAGAGAAGCGGTGATAGCAGTTAATTGTTTACTGCACAGGGGAAGACATGGTTGTCCAGTTAAATAGCTCACTTCACAAACATGtgctttcaggttcaattctaTTATGCAgcaccatgggtaagtgtcttctactctaggtcaaccaatgccttgaaaATAAATTTGGTCGATGGGAGCTGTCTGCAAgccttgctctgtgtgtgtgtgtgtgtgtgcgcgcgtacgtgtttgtatatatgtacatgcttttagctcaccacttgacaaatggtgttagtttgtttatgtccccataactcagcATTTCTcaaaaaatgacaacaaaataagTATGAGACTTTGTTAATGTTCTTGGACAAAGCTACAGCATAAATACCACTAACAGTCCCCTAAAAATCTGATACCTATGTTAAAAAATCGAATTGgagacatttttttgtttttttgattggTTTAATTTTCatgaaggaagtaaaagataaGTCAATTTGATGGAACTTTCTTGATATAAGTAACAGCTGCGTTTTTGTGCCTTTGAAAAAGACATAACTAGCATATCCCTATTAGAGGATACTTTCAAAGTCATTATCCATGGAGTCGGTGTAGGTTTGATATGTGGTGTCTAGGTTGTGAGTGGAAAATAATATATGACAGGACAATGTTAGGGAGGACCAAAGAGTAATGTCATGTGCTTAGAGTGGGCATTATTGGATATAGTAGTTAAGTCATTGGTGCATAGAAGgaagagaggcagaaacaagGCCAAACTCTACAGTTAATATAGTTGATAAACGCTTCAGTTGATAAAGTTTGCAAAGTTAACAAAAGTAGTGAAGCACCAAACTGAGTgaattacagtatttagtttcactCCTGCTACCTTATAAGTTTAAATTTTACCAGGGtaatgggttgtttttttttttttctttctatttataatGTCCCTAAGATCAATGAAACAAGTACTAGATATTTGTGCTGATtcccccaactctctctctctctctctctctctctctctctctctctctctctctctctctctattgccagaatatagtatattttttttagatgtttCTATGGTGGATGATATCAATTTACAGTTATGAAAGTGgtttttatatagtttatatagttAAATTTTCTTATCTTGATATAATTTGTActtcatgtttttaatttttttaatcattttctgtTTTGCAGCACTGAagtttgaaatttaaagaaaagcatTGCCAACTCTCTCatgatgatgaaaaaaacaaTGGCTTTTGCCAGAGAATTTAAAACACTAAATTTTCCATTCCACTGTGAGAGTCCTGCCAGTTGCTTGGCATAAATTAGCAACATTAAGAGTATGGTTGGCTGACTGTATAATGACAGGCGCCACAACATAACATTCTTATTTGCTTCCAACAATCAATCAgaataatttgagaaaaaaatagtTATTCATTAACAGCTTAACCAATCTAATTGATGAGGTAAATGAAGGAGGAAGCAAGAAACTAAATCAATAAATGTgattagaaaaacaaagaaaaaataaagaaaattccaTGTCCTCAGAAACCAGAAGTATGAAGATAAATATAGATCGGCCTGCTAACctagtttgataaaaaaaaatatccaaccGAAATCAAGCTATTTTGTATATACtggaataatttcatatatatacgaataaccAGAAAGCTAGAGATGAATCTTCATtagtataaaaataaacttttctaACTAATATTTACATTCCTGAGACAAAAAACATAATAtttgattaaccctttcgttaccaatccagctctggctctgagtacaaatgtcttgttttcataagttttgaattaaaatcttccatcaaaccttagtcacaatttatgttcctaacactagctgaatgataactaagttattttactaaattctttgttatatttaaaataatggaaagaaacacagaacatctcagaataaatacagtaacaaaagggttaaataaagtGGTTTTTCCCTTTGTACAATCAAATGAAGTAGAATGACAATGCTATTTTCATATTAAACTTCATAAATATTAGAAACTGAAAACAATCAGGCAGAGACCATACATATTATCAAAGGAAGAAATCTACATGGAGTGAATCTACATGTGTAAggaattcaaaacaatattatgATTAGATATGTGAGACCAAAACATCATTCATTTTAAGTTGATGTGAGGAAAAAAGTATCATGTTTAAGTTGCATATGTAAGAAAATCAAAGACAATACTCCTTCCtaacatatatgaaaaatacaatacacagaaaaaaatattcatactgAAGTTATATATTGAATAGATGCAAAGCAAGTGCATACAAAATGTATGTACAATTTATAAATTGAATCTACAGCCTTATGTCATGTACTTTGCAGTAATATACTGTATTCAAGAAAGGAAGATTATTTTCataacatgtaataataataaactatttcTCCTAtctatctttaaaaataaacaggcTACACAAAAGatcagtatgcatatgtattaacaatatatatatatatatatatatataaatatatatatatatatatatatatatatacacatacgcacacacatgattCTAATTATAAGCTATAAATCATTTTACAAGTTTTGCCTGATTGTATGCTCAGCTAAATCCAGCCAATGGTAATGCATTCCTATTCTACTGatatcaaaatatgtatgtatgtcagttaaaaatttatatgtaaacatcatATATAAGAAACTCAGCTGAGACAGTTACATGACTTCATTTAGACAGAAACCTTACAAAGTAACAATCTGACAGAAGACAAAACTATATTATAAATcagcagaataaaatagaaattcaatatatataattcacattatatatttacGACAGGAAACAAATAGCTTTACTCTTGGAAAGAATTCACTATCTATTTCATAAAATTCCAAAGTGAATAGAATGATACAAATCAATAAACAAGTCACTGGATCTATTGCTAAATACAACCCTCTAAAGAAGTATTGGATAATACATTTTATGAACAACTTATTCTTGAATACTTCTGGTagacttgtttccaagcaaaacaactttttaacaATTGGTATATTATTATCACTATGAATTATCATattgcaaacataaatacattttcaacTAAGATTACAAGTActgtcaaacaaaataatattttaaagcataaaaatacaatttattaaaAGGAATTTAAGATATCGAATAAAAATTTTCACAGGTGTTTTCAAGCAATTGTGCAAGAAACATTTTACAGgggaaatttcaagaaattatcaAAGAAGATATCTTTTTTAACAAAATGTCATTTATAGAAATTGTGAAAGAATTTAATTACCATATAGATTTCTAAATACTGTGAAACCAGGAAAAGAATTGaagtaaaacaaagaagaaaattatcaAGTCAAGGCTTTTAGAATTCTCAGAAACTATCCAAAATACCAGATACATTTGTTAATCCAACAAATATGGTTCTCATCAAGTTCTTTATATAAGGTTTTCCATGTTAATAACATTCCCTAAAAGGATTTGATGTTTTTCAAGATGCAAGTTTACTTCAAACTCCATTTAGTCCAAgttgtaaaataataacaataacaagggATGGTAAAATACAGTTGAAGCATTTCAGCTAAATTAATATCTTCAGATATTTTATGTCATTTTGTTaaacaagcaaataataataataataatccgaaacaaaatatatagtaatttaCCAAGGTCAACCAAAATTTGTTCATGATGACTTCAAATTCTGTACTGTCAATGAAGGACATGTTATGTcctttgtgtggctgtgtttatGATGAGCCCCGGATGTTAGCTTGTCTACACAACTTCTGTATTAACTGTCTCATAAAGTATCACTCACACACAACTGAAGAAAACAAGCTTATCTGTCCTCAATGTAGAATGGAAACAATGCTTGGAGGATCAGGCTTAGAAAGCTTGCCCATGAATACTTTTGTTAAGTGGCAGATTAAGGAATATGGTCTCCTTCATGCAGCACCAATGCACTCTGatactgaaaatgaaaatagagagctgacaaaaatgagccTTTCTTCAACTGATTCATCTTTGTCCAATGAAAAAGATGACTCCATTCAGGGCAAGGAAGAAGAGAACAGAGAGAGTCCAATGTCAGTGAGCGGCAGCGAGGTTATCGATGACTCGTACAACACCACTATTGACAGTTTGCACAATAAATATCTACAGTTGCAAACCAAAGCACTGCAGATCACTTATGCAATAGACTCAGTTAACCAATCTGTTGAGGACTGGAAAGAAAACCGGTGTCGAGTTAAGGAAGACATTCAACGCCGTTCACAATATCTTCAAAGCTTGATTAGACTCTTGGAAAGGAAATTGCTATCggagttggacagttcaacacACATGGGTGAAATAATGGATGAAGTgacaaccacaaaagaaaagttgCAAGACACACTGAAGTTGACCCTGCACAACATACAGTTCATACGTCATTTAATCAATACAGGTTTACCAGATGATATCATGTGTTTGGGTAAGTCAGTGTTGAAGATGAAGCCAATCAGCTCAGAACAAGAAATCAGCTTACGATTCCCAGAGTATAAAGTTGAATGTAGTCATTTAAAACAGGAGAGCCACCTTGAAGAGGTATTTGGGGAACTATCAAAAACCTGGAAGCAAAAAGTTATCATGTCAGTAACAAATGACAATGTGAAGGGTCTGCCTGTTGACCAGTTTCTCTCAGATAATCCAGCAGATCTTACACAGAGTATGTATtttgacagagaaaaacacacacaaggaAGAAAGTTAATAGAAAACTCAGCTAAATTCAGTCCAGATTTATCATCAACagcattaaagaaaagaaacacgaATGATTCAGAAATATCTGTAACTGGAAATAATCCCCAAACATTTCTAAATGATGTTGAAAAAAACATTTATCTCAAGTATGAAATGGCTAAAAAGAATGTTGAGAAACGACGTCGAGAACTTGCAGTGAAACACATGATTGAAAACAAAAGCAGATCATATGATGAAGTGACCCCGAATAATTTTGAATCCAGTGATATCAAAATGCTAAAAGACCATGAAAATCTCAATTTCAACAAAAGAGAAGCACAAATGATATTCACTGAGAAAATGGTGCACACTGATAGTGAAATTAACTTTCCTTTGATAGATCCACAAAAGGAGAAAGATTTTAACAATGACCGAAACGCCCGAAGATGGAGCAGTGATTCACCCCTGATGGCAGCACAGGTGACCATGGCCCGCAGCAAAGTGTCGGCAGTCCTTCGACGTAACAACTCAGTCTCaccaaatatatctgaaaatttgGCCGTGAGTCCTACTGCCAAAAAGAGAAGTCCAACTAAGACAGAAGAGGTGGAAGGTATTGCTCCACAGAGTAATGACAGAGCTAAATTAGAAGACAGTGGTGGCAGTGTGAAAGCTTTGTGGGATAACAGAGAAAATGAGAAGGCAAGAGAGAGTGAGGTCAAAATGAAGGAGAGGAGAAGCATCTTGGATGCTGATTCTGAAAAAGTCAAGAGAATGTCTCGTGATCTGTTCCAAGAAATCAAAGAGAATGCCCGACGAAAAAGCGAGCGATGGAGGTCTGTGTCAACATCACATTGAGAGAAGCAGATAGAGGTCACTGAGTCAacattatattaatatgtaaagCTTTATGTTATCACATTGAGCTAAAAAATCTGTGTCTGCCAACATTTTGTTGAACTGTGGTGGCTTTTATTAACAGGACACTGAACAGTGGATCTCCACTTACACTGAACTGTGAAACCTTAATCCAACATCACATGTAGAGGTCTCTATCAATATCACTATAGACTGTGGAGTTATTTGTCAATATTATTGTGGATTGTAGAGTCATTTGTCTACATCATAGTGGTCTGTGAAGTTTATGTCTGTCAATAGAAACAATACTCTGTCACTGATGTTGCTTGGTAAATCCAGCTATGGATAATTCTTTCCTACTTTACTACcatagagaaataaacaaaatcacatacatgcatacacacacacacacacacacacacacacacacacaaacacagacacatgcgcatacatacatacatgaatgcatgcatcaAGTAGCCAATGGTGTCATATAATCATATGGATAGAGAATGAGGTATacttaaccccaaaaggatgaaaggcaaaggtcgaccttggtggaatttgaactcagaacgtaaagacatacaaaaCACTACTAAGCAGTTCATTGAAAGTGaagtgctagcaattctgccagctcacataataataataataatgataataatttcaaattttggcacaaagccagaaatttcagaggagttggggaagtcgattacatcagctccagtcatcatctggtacttattttattgacctcaaaaggatgaaagacaaagtcaaccttaacAGATTAATAATAAACTCAGTTTgaagttttgaaataaatataattatgaaaaaaaaaatacctgacCAACCAAATCAAACTATATACTGTCCTTAAAAATTTATTAGCAATGCTCTGACTTCTAAATAAGGAGCACCAACAAAACTATTAGTTTCTAAATTTAATACTAGAGACAAGTAGTGCTAAAGAGTACAAAACTTGATAAGACAAACTGAGTCCATGATGTGGCCTTCATTCTGAGTTGAAGCCATTATACCTGATTCCTACTGTGAATGACCTTCAAGCAAAAACCTTCAATATCACACATTAAAGAGAACACTGTTCATGTTTAAATCTTAGAACTTGGACCTGAGTCAAAATCAATATCAATGTATTCAGatacaacaaaaaaagaagtctataaaagaaaactgaaaattgaGAAACAAACCACACTGTATTCCGTCATTCTAGTATTTTACCTAACAGACATTACAATTCTATTCGTCCCACTATCATACAAAactatttttacatgtatgtgcacacacatacatactgaaagaTACCTATCCAATCATctattcatgcacgcacacacacacacacacacacacgaaaatgaaCTGCAACTTgatggttaaaatatttaataatattaatattaagttGGTAATATTCTTGATACCCGGTGTGTTTTTCAGGATTAAACCTTCCCAATTTCAGCAAGAACTTTTTAAAGAATGAtctacaataaaatacaaaataattgacATTGACCAGATTacataaactattattattctttgatATTAAGAATTGAGAAAGAAGGATACATGAATTGTATTACGTTTGGTATAACTCAATAACTAGTGTTCAATTTATATCAGAATGATAAAATATGTGACTGATTATTTTCTGAAAAGTTTTGGAAACCACACAGTAGAACTCCTGTTGTTAAACTGTTATAGACGTTTCAACAATACTGCTGTGATCAACAGAATAGACAACATCTGTAGAGTACCAAAGAACAGAAAGGACATACGTTCTACAATAAAGAAGATACAGTTAACTTGTAGTTGAGACTTGAGATTAATATATTAGTCCAAAGAAACTATAGAGTAAAGAATTgtttaaatgacaaaacaaagaatggttTTTTAACTatgattaaatttgaaaatacaaatagaacagaGTAGTGATATTTAATAGAGGTGACccagaagttgttcctcttccATTACTATTGCAAACAACAGTAGCTTTCTTTAATTGAATATATGTCATTGactggttaaaattacccaaatacgataACTttgacatgaaataacttctaaaatacgaagttttgtcaaaaatgttgaaagtaaaccgtgttcagcatgagaaattacatcagtatacaaagtttcaaattgtttagttaaaaaaaaacataattaaaaaatttgtGAGCGAAACTGAACAGATCCGACTTGACAGTTACACTATGATGAAACTAAACTATTGTAGTTTTGTGtcaaaaatgataacaaatgaaaagagaaaaataaaaatgaaataatggtgATGAGAACAAAAATTATAACCAACAggtgaaaataacaaaatttatttgataataaaatgGAGTTGGTAAAAATAGTAGAGAGCTGCAAGAGACATTAAATGGGTATCCTTGACTTAATTTTCACCAAGGCCAATTTAGCTCTTTATGTCACAAAAGTTGATGAAACTAATTACAGTAATAATTGAGATCAAGTAAattatctgggttttttttttaccctgacTACATTCAAAGCAACAGTGGACCCTGAACCTAGGGAAAAAAATTAGCTTGCAGGTATACAAACAGGACTTGAAAAAGAACATACAACCAATCAAAGAGATAAATGAGTAATGCAACTCTGAGATCTATTTTCAATATCCACTTTATTCATACTGTCTATGGATTTGGGAAAGGtgaaaacataacaatatttCCCTCTGTGTAACACAAAAACTGAATTGTACTATAATTGCAGGGAGCAAAGATGTATTTTCTCTGAgtacttcaaattttatttttctataccaGGCTGCAACCATACTTTGGACAGCAAGTTCAAAAACTAAGATGGACTGCTGGAGGAAATgtctatataattaatattattgctaaTCACTCTTTGACTGTAAAATGCTGGCCATTCTTTTCAGCTAAGCaaagagagaaatacattttAAGGGATAAAAGTCAATATTGTAACATTAACCAGGTTAAAAGTTGGCCCTAATCTGTAAATTGAACTAAAAGGCATAACttaatgaatttattcagaatGCCCGTCAAAATAACATGATCATCAAACACAGTATGACTTCTACATGACCCTAAAAAAAGGAACAAACTAGTGTTTACAAAGAATGATAATTTTGAGAAAATTATAGTTTATACAAAATGAATGATGGTATTGACAAGAATAATGATTTGTATGGAATAATTCTAAAAGTTATAGTGACTGAAACTTACATTTTCTTCTCAGATTTTCGACATAaaagttttacttttttcttttttaagttgagaaaaaaatggaaataattggCCAAACtattatgcttatgtatatattattatatatatttttataataggaATTTTATACATTCCCCAACAGTTATGAAgcctggagtgtgtgtgtatgtatatatgtatgtatgtatgtatgtatatatatatatatatatatatatatatatatatatatatatatatatatacacacacaaacacacacacacatatatgtatatatatatatatataaaactttaccTGACAATATAAACACAAGTAATCAATTTTGGACCTACATACCATGTGAACCTACATGCAACCTTTCAAAGCATATATGTGctatcattgaagatttggatATGGTTTAAATATCACAAAAGAACACAGACAAAACATTTGatacaaaaaatgaagaaaagattcaagcaaaaacaataatatacatatgtacaaggaGACAAACTACCAACTGTATgactattaaaaaaaatgtttaattctaCTTTTTTGTTTCATCATTATATAAACtaacaattatgtatgtgtgtatttgtgtgtgcatataattatatatatatacggcaagaaGGAAATGGAGGGGATACAAAAATAGTATACATCAACTGtgagacattatattatgtctatttatttattgtaaaacatttatgagaatatatacatatgtaaagactgtgtattacatacatacatatcagtaattcatagaatagaaaaagaacagttccttacggccgtttctgccaagtgGTCACAATACCCTACATGTTatttccatctcttcagtgttctgtagtGAACGGTAGATAAAATTAGGGTATTAGGAGTGCCTCTAGGCTTCATCAAAAGAGGGTCTAAAAAGTTCAAAGAgctaatgcatgtatatataaatatacttatgcacactcgtatatatatatatatatatatatatatatatatatatatatatatatatNNNNNNNNNNNNNNNNNNNNNNNNNNNNNNNNNNNNNNNNNNNNNNNNNNNNNNNNNNNNNNNNNNNNNNNNNNNNNNNNNNNNNNNNNNNNNNNNNNNNNNNNNNNNNNNNNNNNNNNNNNNNNNNNNNNNNNNNNNNNNNNNNNNNNNNNNNNNNNNNNNNNNNNNNNNNNNNNNNNNNNNNNNNNNNNNNNNNNNNNNNNNNNNNNNNNNNNNNNNNNNNNNNNNNNNNNNNNNNNNNNNNNNNNNNNNNNNNNNNNNNNNNNNNNNNNNNNNNNNNNNNNNNNNNNNNNNNNNNNNNNNNNNNNNNNNNNNNNNNNNNNNNNNNNNNNNNNNNNNNNNNNNNNNNNNNNNNNNNNNNNNNNNNNNNNNNNNNNNNNNNNNNNNNNNNNNNNNNNNNNNNNNNNNNNNNNNNNNNNNNNNNNNNNNNNNNNNNNNNNNNNNNNNNNNNNNNNNNNNNNNNNNNNNNNNNNNNNNNNNNNNNNNNNNNNNNNNNNNNNNNNNNNNNNNNNNNNNNNNNNNNNNNNNNNNNNNNNNNNNNNNNNNNNNNNNNNNNNNNNNNNNNNNNNNNNNNNNNNNNNNNNNNNNNNNNNNNNNNNNNNNNNNNNNNNNNNNNNNNNNNNNNNNNNNNNNNNNNNNNNNNNNNNNNNNNNNNNNNNNNNNNNNNNNNNNNNNNNNNNNNNNNNNNNNNNNNNNNNNNNNNNNNNNNNNNNNNNNNNNNNNNNNNNNNNNNNNNNNNNNNNNNNNNNNNNNNNNNNNNNNNNNNNNNNNNNNNNNNNNNNNNNNNNNNNNNNNNNNNNNNNNNNNNNNNNNNNNNNNNNNNNNNNNNNNNNNNNNNNNNNNNNNNNNNNNNNNNNNNNNNNNNNNNNNNNNNNNNNNNNNNNNNNNNNNNNNNNNNNNNNNNNNNNNNNNNNNNNNNNNNNNNNNNNNNNNNNNNNNNNNNNNNNNNNNNNNNNNNNNNNNNNNNNNNNNNNNNNNNNNNNNNNNNNNNNNNNNNNNNNNNNNNNNNNNNNNNNNNNNNNNNNNNNNNNNNNNNNNNNNNNNNNNNNNNNNNNNNNNNNNNNNNNNNNNNNNNNNNNNNNNNNNNNNNNNNNNNNNNNNNNNNNNNNNNNNNNNNNNNNNNNNNNNNNNNNNNNNNNNNNNNNNNNNNNNNNNNNNNNNNNNNNNNNNNNNNNNNNNNNNNNNNNNNNNNNNNNNNNNNNNNNNNNNNNNNNNNNNNNNNNNNNNNNNNNNNNNNNNNNNNNNNNNNNNNNNNNNNNNNNNNNNNNNNNNNNNNNNNNNNNNNNNNNNNNNNNNNNNNNNNNNNNNNNNNNNNNNNNNNNNNNNNNNNNNNNNNNNNNNNNNNNNNNNNNNNNNNNNNNNNNNNNNNNNNNNNNNNNNNNNNNNNNNNNNNNNNNNNNNNNNNNNNNNNNNNNNNNNNNNNNNNNNNNNNNNNNNNNNNNNNNNNNNNNNNNNNNNNNNNNNNNNNNNNNNNNNNNNNNNNNNNNNNNNNNNNNNNNNNNNNNNNNNNNNNNNNNNNNNNNNNNNNNNNNNNNNNNNNNNNNNNNNNNNNNNNNNNNNNNNNNNNNNNNNNNNNNNNNNNNNNNNNNNNNNNNNNNNNNNNNNNNNNNNNNNNNNNNNNNNNNNNNNNNNNNNNNNNNNNNNNNNNNNNNNNNNNNNNNNNNNNNNNNNNNNNNNNNNNNNNNNNNNNNNNNNNNNNNNNNNNNNNNNNNNNNNNNNNNNNNNNNNNNNNNNNNNNNNNNNNNNNNNNNNNNNNNNNNNNNNNNNNNNNNNNNNNNNNNNNNNNNNNNNNNNNNNNNNNNNNNNNNNNNNNNNNNNNNNNNNNNNNNNNNNNNNNNNNNNNNNNNNNNNNNNNNNNNNNNNNNNNNNNNNNNNNNNNNNNNNNNNNNNNNNNNNNNNNNNNNNNNNNNNNNNNNNNNNNNNNNNNNNNNNNNNNNNNNNNNNNNNNNNNNNNNNNNNNNNNNNNNNNNNNNNNNNNNNNNNNNNNNNNNNNNNNNNNNNNNNNNNNNNNNNNNNNNNNNNNNNNNNNNNNNNNNNNNNNNNNNNNNNNNNNNNNNNNNNNNNNNNNNNNNNNNNNNNNNNNNNNNNNNNNNNNNNNNNNNNNNNNNNNNNNNNNNNNNNNNNNNNNNNNNNNNNNNNNNNNNNNNNNNNNNNNNNNNNNNNNNNNNNNNNNNNNNNNNNNNNNNNNNNNNNNNNNNNNNNNNNNNNNNNNNNNNNNNNNNNNNNNNNNNNNNNNNNNNNNNNNNNNNNNNNNNNNNNNNNNNNNNNNNNNNNNNNNNNNNNNNNNNNNNNNNNNNNNNNNNNNNNNNNNNNNNNNNNNNNNNNNNNNNNNNNNNNNNNNNNNNNNNNNNNNNNNNNNNNNNNNNNNNNNNNNNNNNNNNNNNNNNNNNNNNNNNNNNNNNNNNNNNNNNNNNNNNNNNNNNNNNNNNNNNNNNNNNNNNNNNNNNNNNNNNNNNNNNNNNNNNNNNNNNNNNNNNNNNNNNNNNNNNNNNNNNNNNNNNNNNNNNNNNNNNNNNNNNNNNNNNNNNNNNNNNNNNNNNNNNNNNNNNNNNNNNNNNNNNNNNNNNNNNNNNNNNNNNNNNNNNNNNNNNNNNNNNNNNNNNNNNNNNNNNNNNNNNNNNNNNNNNNNNNNNNNNNNNNNNNNNNNNNNNNNNNNNNNNNNNNNNNNNNNNNNNNNNNNNNNNNNNNNNNNNNNNNNNNNNNNNNNNNNNNNNN
This window encodes:
- the LOC128247312 gene encoding tripartite motif-containing protein 2-like, encoding MMTSNSVLSMKDMLCPLCGCVYDEPRMLACLHNFCINCLIKYHSHTTEENKLICPQCRMETMLGGSGLESLPMNTFVKWQIKEYGLLHAAPMHSDTENENRELTKMSLSSTDSSLSNEKDDSIQGKEEENRESPMSVSGSEVIDDSYNTTIDSLHNKYLQLQTKALQITYAIDSVNQSVEDWKENRCRVKEDIQRRSQYLQSLIRLLERKLLSELDSSTHMGEIMDEVTTTKEKLQDTLKLTLHNIQFIRHLINTGLPDDIMCLGKSVLKMKPISSEQEISLRFPEYKVECSHLKQESHLEEVFGELSKTWKQKVIMSVTNDNVKGLPVDQFLSDNPADLTQSMYFDREKHTQGRKLIENSAKFSPDLSSTALKKRNTNDSEISVTGNNPQTFLNDVEKNIYLKYEMAKKNVEKRRRELAVKHMIENKSRSYDEVTPNNFESSDIKMLKDHENLNFNKREAQMIFTEKMVHTDSEINFPLIDPQKEKDFNNDRNARRWSSDSPLMAAQVTMARSKVSAVLRRNNSVSPNISENLAVSPTAKKRSPTKTEEVEGIAPQSNDRAKLEDSGGSVKALWDNRENEKARESEVKMKERRSILDADSEKVKRMSRDLFQEIKENARRKSERWRSVSTSH